From Saccopteryx leptura isolate mSacLep1 chromosome 3, mSacLep1_pri_phased_curated, whole genome shotgun sequence, one genomic window encodes:
- the LY6L gene encoding lymphocyte antigen 6L isoform X2, whose amino-acid sequence MEGLVLVVWALLVDGGAVRLQRGPGAVPQELGGTPAPPGGNLTCYKCFKVPSEDLCVPTVCSSTDRVCVSHAVIISFKLMVKVLLSRRCAPRCPNTNTMYEWQWATRRGTKVLTRIVRGCCSRSLCNAAPPAPERPGALPGGLLCPLGLGLLRVLL is encoded by the exons ATGGAGGGACTGGTTCTAGTCGTGTGGGCTCTACTGGTGGACGGTGGCGCAGTCCGGCTCCAGCGCGGCCCCGGGGCTGTCCCGCAGGAGCTTGGTGGCACTCCAGCACCGCCAG GTGGGAACCTGACCTGCTACAAGTGCTTCAAAGTCCCCTCGGAGGATCTGTGCGTGCCCACCGTGTGCTCCTCCACGGATCGGGTCTGCGTCTCTCACGCGGTGATCATCTCTTTCA AATTGATGGTGAAAGTTCTGCTCAGCAGGCGCTGCGCCCCCCGGTGCCCCAACACCAACACGATGTATGAGTGGCAGTGGGCAACGCGCCGGGGAACCAAGGTGCTCACCAGGATCGTTCGGGGGTGCTGCTCCCGTAGTCTCTGCAATGCTGCGCCCCCCGCCCCAGAGCGTCCCGGGGCCCTGCCAGGGGGGCTGCTGTGTCCACTAGGCCTCGGCCTCCTCAGGGTCCTGCTGTGA
- the LY6L gene encoding lymphocyte antigen 6L isoform X1, which translates to MEGLVLVVWALLVDGGAVRLQRGPGAVPQELGGTPAPPGLCAGAQCARAGRSPVPERPRGCPTGGNLTCYKCFKVPSEDLCVPTVCSSTDRVCVSHAVIISFKLMVKVLLSRRCAPRCPNTNTMYEWQWATRRGTKVLTRIVRGCCSRSLCNAAPPAPERPGALPGGLLCPLGLGLLRVLL; encoded by the exons ATGGAGGGACTGGTTCTAGTCGTGTGGGCTCTACTGGTGGACGGTGGCGCAGTCCGGCTCCAGCGCGGCCCCGGGGCTGTCCCGCAGGAGCTTGGTGGCACTCCAGCACCGCCAG GGCTCTGCGCTGGGGCGCAGTGCGCTCGGGCGGGGCGCAGCCCTGTTCCAGAGCGTCCCCGGGGCTGCCCCACAGGTGGGAACCTGACCTGCTACAAGTGCTTCAAAGTCCCCTCGGAGGATCTGTGCGTGCCCACCGTGTGCTCCTCCACGGATCGGGTCTGCGTCTCTCACGCGGTGATCATCTCTTTCA AATTGATGGTGAAAGTTCTGCTCAGCAGGCGCTGCGCCCCCCGGTGCCCCAACACCAACACGATGTATGAGTGGCAGTGGGCAACGCGCCGGGGAACCAAGGTGCTCACCAGGATCGTTCGGGGGTGCTGCTCCCGTAGTCTCTGCAATGCTGCGCCCCCCGCCCCAGAGCGTCCCGGGGCCCTGCCAGGGGGGCTGCTGTGTCCACTAGGCCTCGGCCTCCTCAGGGTCCTGCTGTGA